The following proteins come from a genomic window of Natrinema saccharevitans:
- a CDS encoding IS1595 family transposase, which yields MIPLDVFGSESVEADLLQQVRWRDGVTCPRCRSDRTVRNGSYREFQRYLCKDCDRTFNDKTGTIFAHSKVALRRWLFSIYAFLRFNTSLRQLQCEIEVTHKTMHRRIERSGEALDAPSLDLVGPVEIDEVYVSAGKKGRERDQESRSRGLSTRGRGTYDGDKPPVFILADRGTGQRYVIPAKATDESTIRLLLADCQEESLTVYTDGFRAYEPLEADDAFTREYVVHGDGEYADEEVHVNTRESHASLTRRWLSPHRGISKDKLTQYLRAFQLRRELYRKPGRDALKHAIRATL from the coding sequence ATGATTCCACTCGATGTGTTTGGGTCGGAATCGGTCGAAGCGGACCTGTTGCAGCAGGTTCGCTGGCGTGACGGTGTTACCTGTCCCCGCTGCCGTTCTGACCGAACGGTCAGAAACGGCAGCTACAGAGAGTTCCAACGGTATCTCTGTAAGGATTGCGACCGCACGTTCAACGACAAGACGGGCACGATTTTCGCTCACTCGAAGGTTGCACTCCGCCGGTGGCTGTTCTCGATCTACGCGTTTCTCCGGTTTAACACGAGCCTCCGACAACTCCAGTGCGAAATCGAGGTCACACACAAAACGATGCACCGGCGCATCGAGCGCTCTGGCGAAGCGCTCGATGCGCCCTCTCTCGATCTTGTCGGCCCAGTCGAAATCGATGAAGTGTACGTTTCTGCCGGGAAGAAAGGCCGCGAGCGCGACCAGGAGTCGCGCTCGCGTGGCCTGTCCACGCGTGGGCGCGGAACATATGATGGTGACAAGCCACCCGTGTTCATTCTCGCTGATCGCGGTACGGGACAGCGGTACGTGATTCCAGCGAAAGCCACGGATGAATCGACGATTCGACTCCTCTTGGCAGACTGCCAAGAGGAGTCGTTGACTGTCTATACTGACGGCTTTCGAGCGTACGAGCCACTCGAAGCGGACGACGCATTCACCCGTGAATACGTCGTCCACGGTGACGGTGAATACGCCGACGAAGAGGTCCACGTCAATACCCGCGAGAGCCACGCGTCGCTGACGCGACGGTGGCTCTCGCCGCATCGAGGAATCTCGAAAGATAAGCTGACACAGTATCTCAGAGCGTTCCAACTTCGCCGAGAACTATATCGAAAACCGGGACGAGACGCACTCAAACACGCTATTCGAGCAACACTCTGA